A genomic segment from Pseudomonas sp. S09G 359 encodes:
- the bioB gene encoding biotin synthase BioB, which translates to MSASTTATLRHDWSLAEVKALFVQPFNDLLFQAQTVHRAHFDANRVQVSTLLSIKTGACPEDCKYCPQSGHYNTGLEKEKLMEVQKVLEEAARAKAIGSTRFCMGAAWKHPSAKDMPYVLQMVKGVKAMGLETCMTLGRLDQDQTEALAQAGLDYYNHNLDTSPEFYGSIITTRTYSERLQTLAYVRDSGMKICSGGILGMGESLDDRANLLIQLANLPEHPESVPINMLVKVAGTPLENAEDIDPFDFIRMLAVARILMPQSHVRLSAGREAMNEQMQALAFFAGANSIFYGDKLLTTANPQADKDMQLFSRLGILPEAREEHADEVHQAAIEQALVEQKSSEQFYNAVV; encoded by the coding sequence ATGAGCGCCAGCACCACCGCCACTTTGCGTCACGATTGGTCCTTAGCCGAAGTCAAAGCGCTGTTCGTGCAGCCGTTCAACGACCTGTTGTTCCAGGCGCAGACCGTGCACCGCGCGCATTTCGACGCCAACCGCGTGCAGGTGTCGACGTTGCTGTCGATCAAGACCGGCGCTTGCCCGGAAGATTGCAAATATTGTCCGCAGTCGGGCCACTACAACACCGGCCTGGAAAAAGAAAAGCTGATGGAAGTGCAGAAGGTCCTTGAAGAGGCCGCCCGCGCCAAAGCCATCGGCTCGACGCGCTTCTGCATGGGCGCCGCCTGGAAGCACCCGTCGGCCAAAGACATGCCCTACGTGCTGCAGATGGTCAAAGGGGTGAAGGCCATGGGCCTGGAAACCTGCATGACCCTCGGCCGTCTCGACCAGGACCAGACCGAAGCCCTGGCCCAGGCCGGCCTCGACTACTACAACCACAACCTCGACACGTCGCCGGAGTTCTACGGCAGCATCATCACCACCCGCACTTACAGCGAGCGGCTGCAAACCCTGGCCTATGTGCGTGACTCGGGGATGAAGATCTGCTCCGGTGGCATCCTCGGCATGGGCGAGTCCCTCGACGACCGCGCCAACCTGCTGATCCAACTGGCCAACCTGCCGGAGCATCCGGAGTCGGTGCCGATCAACATGCTGGTGAAGGTGGCCGGTACTCCGCTGGAAAACGCCGAAGATATCGACCCGTTCGACTTCATCCGCATGCTGGCGGTGGCGCGCATCCTGATGCCGCAATCCCATGTGCGCCTGTCGGCCGGCCGTGAAGCCATGAACGAGCAGATGCAGGCCCTGGCGTTTTTCGCCGGCGCCAACTCGATTTTCTACGGCGACAAACTGCTGACTACCGCCAACCCGCAGGCCGACAAGGACATGCAACTGTTCTCGCGCCTGGGCATCCTGCCGGAAGCTCGCGAAGAACACGCCGACGAAGTGCACCAGGCGGCGATCGAACAGGCGCTGGTGGAGCAGAAGAGCAGCGAGCAGTTCTATAACGCCGTCGTCTGA
- the bioF gene encoding 8-amino-7-oxononanoate synthase translates to MSFDLAARLAARRAEHLYRQRPLLQSPQGPEVVVDGQPLLAFCNNDYLGLANHPQVIEAWRAGAARWGVGGGASHLVVGHATPHHELEEALADLTGRPRALLFTTGYMANLGAVTALVGQGDTVLEDRLNHASLLDAGLLSGARFNRYLHNDPASLAKRLEKATGNTLVVTDGVFSMDGDLADLPALAREAKAKGAWLMVDDAHGFGPLGANGGGIVEHFGLSQDDVPVLVGTLGKAFGTAGAFVAGSEELIESLIQFARPYIYTTSQPPALACATLKSLELLRTEHWRREHLNGLIRQFRQGAEQLGLDLMDSFTPIQPILIGDSAKAVRLSQRLRERGLMVTAIRPPTVPAGSARLRVTLTAAHSAAQVQLLLNALEDCFRLEPDHA, encoded by the coding sequence ATGTCTTTCGATCTCGCCGCGCGCCTCGCTGCCCGCCGTGCCGAACACCTTTATCGCCAACGCCCCTTGCTGCAGAGTCCCCAGGGCCCGGAAGTGGTGGTCGATGGCCAACCCTTGCTCGCCTTCTGCAACAACGACTACCTGGGCCTGGCCAACCACCCGCAAGTGATCGAAGCCTGGCGCGCCGGTGCGGCCCGTTGGGGCGTGGGCGGTGGCGCTTCGCACTTGGTGGTCGGGCATGCCACGCCGCACCATGAGTTGGAAGAAGCCCTGGCCGACCTTACCGGTCGCCCGCGCGCGCTGCTGTTTACCACCGGCTACATGGCCAACCTTGGCGCGGTCACCGCGCTGGTGGGGCAGGGCGACACGGTACTGGAGGATCGCCTCAACCATGCGTCGTTGCTGGATGCAGGCTTGCTCTCCGGCGCCCGCTTCAATCGTTACCTGCACAACGACCCCGCCAGCCTGGCCAAGCGCCTGGAGAAAGCCACCGGCAATACCCTGGTGGTCACCGATGGCGTGTTCAGCATGGACGGCGACCTCGCAGACCTGCCCGCGCTGGCCCGCGAAGCCAAGGCCAAAGGCGCCTGGCTGATGGTCGACGACGCCCACGGCTTCGGCCCGTTGGGCGCGAATGGCGGTGGGATCGTCGAGCATTTCGGCTTGAGCCAGGACGACGTGCCGGTGCTGGTCGGTACCCTGGGCAAAGCCTTCGGCACCGCCGGCGCGTTTGTGGCCGGCAGCGAAGAGCTGATTGAAAGCCTGATCCAGTTCGCCCGGCCCTACATCTACACCACCAGCCAACCGCCGGCGCTGGCCTGCGCCACCCTGAAAAGCCTGGAGTTGTTACGCACCGAACATTGGCGGCGCGAGCACCTCAACGGCCTGATCCGCCAGTTCCGCCAGGGCGCCGAGCAGCTTGGCCTGGACCTGATGGACAGCTTTACGCCGATCCAGCCGATCCTGATTGGCGACAGCGCCAAAGCGGTACGCCTGTCGCAGCGGCTGCGCGAGCGGGGCCTGATGGTCACTGCAATTCGCCCGCCCACCGTGCCGGCCGGCAGCGCGCGTTTGCGCGTGACGTTGACGGCGGCCCACAGCGCGGCGCAGGTGCAGCTATTGTTAAACGCATTGGAAGACTGTTTCCGCCTGGAGCCCGACCATGCGTGA
- a CDS encoding alpha/beta fold hydrolase — protein MRDRLILLPGWGLGVSPLEPLAAALQGLDAHLQVQIEPLPVLASSDLNEWLDELDATLPDNAWLGGWSLGGMLASELAARRGERCCGLLTLASNPCFVAHDGWPSAMPAETFDAFLAGCHADSQVTLKRFGLLCAKGAEDPRGLARLLVSGAPNTPSSLLMSGLELLAQLDTRDALLAYRGPQLHLFAGMDGLVPAEAASDLLSLLPDVEIGLIEQAGHAFLLEDPHGVAGAIQAFLHECVDD, from the coding sequence ATGCGTGATCGACTGATCTTACTGCCCGGCTGGGGCCTCGGCGTCTCGCCCCTGGAGCCTTTGGCCGCCGCCCTGCAGGGCCTCGACGCGCACCTGCAGGTGCAGATCGAACCCTTGCCGGTGCTGGCTTCCAGCGATCTGAATGAATGGCTCGACGAACTCGACGCCACGCTGCCCGACAACGCCTGGCTGGGCGGCTGGTCCCTGGGCGGCATGCTCGCTTCCGAGCTCGCGGCGCGGCGCGGCGAACGCTGCTGCGGCCTGCTGACCCTGGCCAGCAACCCGTGTTTTGTCGCCCACGACGGCTGGCCCAGCGCGATGCCCGCCGAGACCTTCGATGCGTTTCTGGCCGGTTGCCATGCCGATTCCCAAGTCACCCTCAAACGCTTCGGCCTGCTCTGTGCCAAGGGCGCAGAGGACCCACGTGGGTTGGCGCGGCTGTTGGTCAGCGGGGCGCCGAATACGCCTTCCAGCCTGTTGATGAGCGGCCTTGAATTGCTCGCCCAGCTGGATACCCGCGACGCCTTGCTGGCTTATCGTGGCCCGCAGTTGCATCTGTTCGCCGGGATGGACGGGCTGGTGCCAGCGGAGGCGGCGAGCGATCTGCTGAGTTTGCTGCCCGATGTCGAAATCGGCCTGATTGAACAGGCCGGCCACGCGTTTCTTCTGGAAGACCCCCACGGTGTGGCGGGGGCCATCCAGGCTTTTTTGCATGAGTGTGTCGATGACTGA